A stretch of the Triplophysa dalaica isolate WHDGS20190420 chromosome 19, ASM1584641v1, whole genome shotgun sequence genome encodes the following:
- the LOC130408054 gene encoding lipoxygenase homology domain-containing protein 1-like — MCFSFRWLDRNEDDGQIVRELVPTDDGQRLFTVSYHIAIKTGSINGASSDSKVFVKLYGEKGDTNKMLLVVSDNDLGNYFETGQTDIFTIETFDIGKINRLLIGHTNEGLRAGWFLDSLQIWIPVHGVQYMFPSHRWLCKDEADGKVEVEIYPSETLEIEKLINYEVTVVTGDVWAAGTNANVFLQIYGEEGKTELIRLKSRSNNFERGTTEIFKIEGLDVGRVYKIRIGHDGSGVGPGWFLEKVDVKRLVMAMLKPEKKEDDKKDKKKKKRKKEEEESPGELKEVVQSYSFPCGRWLARGEEDGEILVELRAEDYEDLEENTYEVHVFTGTTLGAGTDAGVYMNIYGEMGDTGERKLRKSNHLNKFERGQEDLFTITGMDLGLLKKLRIRHDNKQANAAWYLDRVEIFDVKEETMYFFPCQRWLAVDEDDGQLGRELVPVDEAFMKRDEDDEDESSPAQLGLEQKAMSTTFTLRVKTGEKQYAGTDANVFAVFYGTKDDTGIINLKASKNRRNKFEVGVIDEFTIEAVDIGKLKRIRIGHDNSGGSPGWFLDWVEINAPSLGQLLRFPCGRWLDEGEDDGAIVRDLSPNELQTQLYTPFVPYEIKFFTSDIFVAGTDADVFIVLYGQNGVCTSQKSLCVTKRERGMYFERGAEDMFIVELEDIGDIVEKIRIGHDNRGVNPGWHLDRVEIRRLLRKGKGSETVIFPCEGWLARSEEDGETIRELVPSDIIVQKLSRDGTLKVIETEVDDALEIHTYTVAVTTGDVCGAGTDANVFITLYGDMGDTGERKLSKSENSNKFERGLVDTFTLEAVDLGQVFKIRIRHDNSMLSADWYLEQVEVLDQDTEEVFLFLCERWLSRKREDRRIDRVFYVKDFEEERETAFCPIKNVTNLDSNMNKKNKKQHSEEDEEEEEQSLIPYHFMVTTGVERDAGTSSRVYVIIIGKKSRRTDRLWLDFDGKSGFQPGSLDYFTCYGADVGEIKKVQLGHDGATPESCWLVEELSVEVPTKAVRFVFRCKNWLAKDRGDGLTARMLNVQDAEIINISLKVIYEVTVLTGDVLHAGTDTQIYVTVFGIYGTSEEMVLPKLEDRFERGQKDTFNLEIEDIAPLRKMRVRIDGSGSRPDWFLDKIELHNLQTDEVALFVYEEWLSHSYGPKRTLLCEMPAIINDEEMVELTIYTVSVKTSDATAAGTDANVWMIIFGENGDTGTLALKESSNTNKFERKQTDTFRFPDILGLGELSKVRIWHDNSGPAPGWHLEYVEVHDDILGKKFRFQCDRWLAKNEDDGQIMRELACANNDAVDFDDKTKYEILVTTADTDDAETKENAWIVLEGKKGRSKEFVLENVTKKKRFLRGSTDRYEFSSKELGDIASICLGHIPKDGKKVKSEAFWTVDEVVVIEKELGNKYIFHCDAAIPLSSKRDEFQTFECTKFIESFTSKAQSLVPVKYEIIVITGDEKGAGTDANVFVTIFGSNGDSGRRQLCQKFRNLFERRKTNRFILELLDMGDLLRVRVEHDNSGLSPGWLLSRIEITNTANGVTTVFLCGKWLDKKKSDGRTKRVIYPKY, encoded by the exons ATGTGTTTCTCTTTCAGATGGTTGGATCGTAATGAGGACGATGGGCAGATCGTGAGAGAGTTAGTTCCCACAGACGACGGTCAGCGTTTGTTCA CTGTTAGTTATCACATTGCTATAAAGACGGGCAGTATAAACGGCGCCAGCTCGGATTCGAAGGTGTTTGTGAAGCTGTATGGAGAGAAAGGCGACACCAACAAGATGCTTCTGGTCGTCTCCGATAACGACCTGGGAAACTATTTCGAGACCGGACAGACAGACATCTTCACCATAGAAACATTTGACATCGGCAAG ATAAACAGGCTGCTGATTGGTCACACTAATGAAGGCCTGCGAGCCGGCTGGTTCCTGGACAGTCTTCAAATCTGGATACCGGTGCACGGGGTTCAATACATGTTCCCCAGTCATCGCTGGCTCTGTAAGGACGAGGCTGACGGGAAGGTGGAGGTGGAAATCTATCCCAGCGAGACACTAGAGATTGagaaat TGATCAATTACGAGGTTACCGTGGTGACGGGGGACGTCTGGGCCGCGGGGACAAACGCCAATGTCTTCCTCCAGATATACGGCGAAGAGGGTAAAACCGAATTAATTCGGCTTAAAAGCCGATCCAACAACTTTGAGAGAGGAACCACTGAGATCTTCAAG ATCGAGGGTCTAGATGTAGGACGTGTCTATAAGATCCGGATCGGGCACGACGGATCTGGAGTCGGACCAGGATGGTTCCTGGAGAAAGTGGACGTGAAGCGGTTGGTCATGGCAATGTTGAAACCAGAGAAGAAGGAGGACGACAAGAAagacaagaagaagaaaaaaaggaaaaag GAGGAGGAGGAGTCTCCGGGTGAACTGAAGGAGGTCGTTCAATCTTACAGCTTCCCGTGTGGCCGATGGCTCGCTCGTGGTGAGGAGGATGGTGAGATACTCGTTGAGCTGCGTGCCGAGGACTACGAAGATTTGGAAG agAACACGTACGAGGTCCATGTGTTCACCGGCACTACGCTCGGGGCCGGAACAGATGCTGGGGTCTACATGAACATATATGGAGAAATGGGCGACACGGGTGAAAGAAAACTACGCAAGTCAAACCACCTGAACAAGTTTGAGCGTGGACAG GAGGATTTGTTCACAATCACTGGGATGGATCTGGGACTGTTGAAGAAACTGAGGATTCGTCATGACAACAAGCAGGCGAATGCTGCCTGGTACCTCGACCGCGTCGAGATCTTTGATGTCAAAGAGGAAACCAT GTATTTTTTCCCCTGTCAGCGTTGGCTGGCCGTGGATGAAGATGACGGACAGCTGGGCCGTGAGTTAGTGCCTGTAGACGAGGCCTTCATGAAGAGAGATGAAGACGATGAAGACGAGTCATCGCCCGCTCAGCTCGGACTAGAGCAAAAAG ccatGTCAACCACGTTTACACTGAGGGTGAAAACAGGAGAGAAGCAGTATGCTGGTACGGATGCAAATGTTTTCGCGGTTTTTTACGGGACCAAAGATGATACAG GCATCATCAATCTAAAGGCATCAAAGAACAGAAGGAATAAATTTGAGGTGGGAGTGATCGATGAGTTCACGATAGAGGCTGTGGACATCGGCAAACTCAAGAGAATCCGGATTGGACACGACAATTCAG GTGGTTCTCCGGGTTGGTTTCTGGACTGGGTGGAGATCAACGCTCCGTCTCTCGGGCAGCTCTTGCGCTTTCCCTGCGGCCGTTGGTTGGATGAAGGAGAGGATGATGGTGCCATTGTCAGAGACCTGTCCCCTAATGAACTACAGACACAACTATACACACCCt TTGTTCCCTATGAGATCAAATTCTTCACCAGCGATATATTTGTGGCGGGCACAGACGCAGACGTCTTCATCGTGCTGTACGGTCAGAACGGTGTGTGTACATCTCAGAAGTCTCTCTGTGTCActaagagagagaggggaatgTACTTTGAGAGAGGGGCAGAGGACATGTTCATCGTAGAG TTGGAGGATATCGGTGATATCGTTGAGAAAATCCGTATCGGTCATGACAACCGTGGAGTGAATCCTGGATGGCATTTGGACCGGGTGGAAATCCGCAGGCTGCTCCGGAAAGGAAAG ggtTCTGAGACGGTCATTTTCCCGTGTGAGGGCTGGCTGGCTCGATCGGAGGAGGACGGTGAGACGATTCGAGAGCTGGTGCCTTCTGACATCATCGTCCAGAAACTATCACGAGACGGGACACTGAAAGTCATCGAGACAGAGGTGGACGACGCACTGGAGA TTCACACGTATACAGTGGCAGTAACCACAGGGGACGTGTGTGGAGCGGGAACTGATGCCAATGTCTTCATCACCCTGTATGGAGACATGGGCGACACCGGAGAACGCAAACTCAGCAAATCAGAGAACAGCAACAAGTTTGAGAGAGGATTG GTGGACACGTTTACTCTGGAGGCTGTGGATCTGGGCCAGGTGTTCAAGATCCGTATTCGTCATGACAACAGCATGCTCAGTGCTGATTGGTACCTGGAGCAGGTGGAAGTGCTGGACCAGGACACAGAGGAGGTGTTTCTGTTCTTGTGTGAGCGATGGCTCTCTCGCAAGCGTGAGGACAGACGGATCGACAGGGTCTTCTACGTTAAG gATTTTGAGGAAGAGCGAGAAACTGCTTTCTGTCCCATTAAAAACGTGACGAATCTGGACAGCAACatgaacaagaaaaacaagaaacaacattcagaggaggatgaagaggaggaggagcagTCAC TGATTCCGTACCACTTCATGGTCACAACGGGTGTGGAACGGGACGCCGGGACGTCTAGCCGTGTGTATGTCATCATCATCGGGAAGAAAAGCAGGAGGACGGATCGCCTCTGGCTGGACTTTGATGGGAAGAGCGGATTCCAGCCGGGATCTTTGGATTACTTCACTTGTTATGGAGCTGATGTTGGAGAGATCAAGAAAGTGCAA CTGGGTCACGATGGAGCGACTCCAGAGAGCTGCTGGCTGGTGGAAGAACTATCTGTGGAGGTCCCGACTAAAGCCGTGCGCTTTGTGTTCCGCTGTAAGAACTGGCTGGCCAAAGACAGAGGAGATGGACTCACCGCACGCATGCTGAACGTCCAGGATGCAGAAATAATAAACATCTCACTGAAG GTCATCTATGAGGTGACCGTCCTCACAGGAGACGTCCTGCACGCTGGTACCGACACACAGATTTATGTCACTGTGTTTGGAATCTACGGCACATCGGAGGAGATGGTGCTGCCAAAATTAGAGGACAG GTTTGAGCGAGGGCAGAAAGACACTTTTAATCTGGAGATCGAGGACATCGCTCCTCTTAGGAAAATGAGAGTTCGTATAGACGGTTCCGGGAGCCGACCGGACTGGTTTTTAGATAAG ATTGAACTTCATAACCTGCAGACGGACGAGGTGGCGTTGTTTGTGTACGAGGAATGGCTGTCTCACTCGTACGGGCCCAAGCGAACGCTCCTATGTGAGATGCCGGCCATTATAAACGATGAAGAAATGGTTGAGCTCACCATCTACACTGTGTCTGTGAAGACCAGCGATGCCACCG CGGCGGGAACTGATGCTAATGTGTGGATGATTATTTTCGGCGAAAACGGTGACACCGGAACGCTCGCTCTGAAAGAAAGCTCAAACACAAACAAGTTTGAGCGCAAACAGACCGACACTTTCCGCTTTCCTGATATCCTGGGCTTGGGCGAGCTCTCGAAAGTACGCATTTGGCACGACAACTCGG GACCGGCTCCTGGTTGGCATCTGGAGTATGTGGAAGTGCATGATGACATTTTGGGAAAGAAGTTTCGTTTCCAGTGTGACCGCTGGCTTGCCAAGAATGAGGACGATGGGCAGATAATGAGAGAGCTGGCATGTGCCAACAATGACGCGGTGGATTTCGATGATAAAACaa AATATGAGATTCTGGTAACCACAGCGGATACAGATGACGCAGAAACCAAAGAGAATGCCTGGATTGTTCTGGAAGGGAAAAAAGGACGTTCAAAAGAGTTTGTGTTGGAGAACGTGACAAAGAAAAAGCGTTTTCTGCG CGGCTCTACAGACCGATACGAGTTCTCCTCCAAGGAGCTGGGTGACATCGCCAGTATTTGTCTGGGACACATCCCTAAAGATGGAAAGAAGGTCAAATCGGAGGCCTTCTGGACTGTGGATGAGGTCGTGGTCATAGAAAAGGAGCTGGGCAACAA GTATATCTTTCACTGCGACGCCGCCATTCCTCTGTCCTCCAAACGAGACGAGTTCCAGACCTTCGAGTGCACCAAATTCATCGAGAGTTTTACCAGCAAGGCTCAGAGCCTCGTGCCCGTGAAATACGAGATCATTGTCATCACGGGTGATGAGAAAGGCGCGGGCACCGACGCCAACGTCTTCGTCACCATCTTTGGCTCCAACGGCGACTCCGGTCGGAGGCAGCTCTGCCAGAAGTTCCGCAACCTGTTCGAGCGCAGGAAGACCAACCGGTTTATTCTGGAACTGCTGGACATGGGCGATCTGCTCCGAGTGCGCGTGGAGCACGATAACTCTGGACTCAGCCCCGGCTGGCTCCTGAGCAGGATTGAGATCACAAACACGGCCAACGGAGTGACGACCGTCTTTTTGTGCGGGAAATGGCTGGACAAGAAAAAGTCTGATGGGAGAACAAAGCGTGTCATCTATCCAAAGTATTGA